The Mercenaria mercenaria strain notata chromosome 1, MADL_Memer_1, whole genome shotgun sequence nucleotide sequence gacagagttatgtactctttcctacagaaagagactattatactaaacaagtgataaaagttacaaagccatatgtcaaacactttacaaaaaatatgaactggtacggaaaacttaaccacgacttctaagtcaaaaggggccataattcagccaaaatccttgatggagttatgtactcttgcctataactggatatggcgatggtaaacaggtgctgaaagtttcaaagctttatcttataagactttgtcaaaatatgaactggtacgaaatatttaccaagatttctaagtcaaaaagggccataattcagccaaaatccttgatggagttatgtgctcttgcctataactggacatgctgatggttaacaagtgttgaatgtttcaaagctttatctgaaaagactttgtcaaaatacgaactggtacgaaaaacttaaccaagatttctaagtcaaaaagggccataattcagtcaaaatccttggtggagttatgtgctcttgcctataactggacatggtgatggtaaacaagtgttgaaagtttcaaagctttatctccagagactttgtcaaaatatgaactggtacgaaaaatttaaccaagatttctaggtcgaaaggggccataattcagccaaaatccttgacagagttatgtcctcttgcctataactggccatggtgatggtaaacaagtgttgaaagtttaaaagctttatcttaaaagactttgtcaaaatatgaactggtaagaaaaattaaccatgatttctaagtcaaaaggggccataattcagccaaaatccttgatggagttatgtgctcttgcctataactggccatggtgatggtaaacaagtgttgaaagtttcaaagctttatctcaaaagactttgtcaaaatatgaactggtacgaaaaatttaaccaagatttctaggtcgaaaggggccataattcagccaaaatccttgacagagttatgtcctcttgcctataactggccatggtgatggtaaacaagtgttgaaagtttaaaagctttatcttaaaagactttgtcaaaatatgaactggtaagaaaaattaaccatgatttctaagtcaaaaggggccataattcagccaaaatccttgatggagttatgtgctcttgcctataactggccatggtgatggtaaacaagtgttgaaagtttcaaagctttatctcaaaagactttgtcaaaatgtggactggtacgaaaaacttaaccaaggtgtgacgccgacgccgtggtgagtaggatagctctacttattcttcgaatagtcgagctaaaaacacaaaaGATTTGACATTTACATAGATAGTAAGTGTAACAAGtattatgttgtttgttttatacaCATATCCCTTCTTTATGCATACAAAACAGACCACGGCTTCAAAAAAAATGGATTGGCTCCAAAGTGGctctaaaattttgaaagtggctaaactggtggctccaacttttaaaATCCCAGCGGATGCCCTGCtacgaaatatttctttttatttatcatttaatccTTGATGTAAAATTTTGTACTTATTTGAATTCATATGTGTATAAATTCATTTGTCTTCCACAAATTTCAAGTTTGTCACTTTGCCTTATTGAAGGAAACAGCGCATCTTCATGAATCACGAGTAATTGAACAAATGCCATTCATAATCAAGACTTCAAACTCCTTTATTCTAACTGATTCTTGAACAGTGTTTCACAATATACCTAACAATAATGTCAATTAAGACAATTATCTGTTGGGCTGTCATGTTGTTCATTTAACAAGGTCATAAAACAGACCACTTTAATTGACAGAATATACATGACAgtagggttggatatcgttaaggacgaagcgaTCCGATACCGATACCAATACCAACGAAACGAcacggtatttttaacgataccgataccaaGCTTTGAAGTACATCACATAAGTAATGATTTGGTAAGTATTAAATACACCCTTTTAAgaagttatacaggaaaatttgctttgatatataaacattttaagtctgttaatttgGTGTTGTCCTAGAACTATGAGAgcgtaaaaaaaataaacatatcttacaaactagttttccaaaataaaaaaaacagagtAGATACGTCGCTCACTGTGCAATTTAAATCTAGGACTCACTGGCTGTGGTAATGCTTGCTCAGCACTGACGAGAACTGTTAAATTCAACACTTACTAAAATAACCCTCAAAACGCTTGAAACAACCAACAATAACGTATTTCTATTAGTTCGCGAAAACCGATGacttgtttacgtaggttacagcttagtttcgtaactttttattcaaatcatttttgttttcatttgttttgatagaatatgacaAACAGCAAAAAATgtcgtatattttgcaattaagtatGATTTACTTAGTTTAAAACGGCAGGAAAAgatgtttttataataatatttagcatacgaaattATTCGCAAGGCCAGCTCTCCATGTTACTCGGAGCGGTGTCACAGTAAACAATATCGATCGCGTTATTGCTGTGTTTCAAAtactatttgcttattttctgcttattttgccgcggatttggtaattattttgtttatttacttttatggaaataccgaaatcggAACCAGTTCTTTACGAAACGGTATGTACAggtacttttcgaagtgattattcAATACggtaccgataccgggaaccggtatccaaccctacATGACAGTGACACATGCCATTATggcaatttctgaaaaaaagatatttatttgaaaagaagaaagaaaCTTCTTTCTTTCGCCTTTTGCGCAATATTTCATGTCAGagaatttaaattatttcacagtacatgtattACTATGATCATGAACAtcacattttaagaaattttaccCCTTTATAAATCCTTATATTTTTCTTCGCATAACTATTTGCATTACATGTATTCATTTCAAGGGTTTCTCCCCTGAATGACTAGCCATATGTCTCTTCAAATGATTGCTTTGTTTACATCTAAAATCTTAAGCATCACATTCTAagggtttctctcctgtatgaatCTTTCTATGTCTCTTCAGATCACTactcttaatacatgtataattacaaGAATCACATTTAAaaggtttctctcctgtatgaatTGTAATATGTGTATTCAGCTGATCTTTTCTTGCAGATGCATaatcacaaatatcacatttaaagggtttctctcctgtatgttttCTAACATGTATCTTCAGATTACAgcttgaaatacatgtataatcacaaatatcacatttgaaaggtttctctcctgtatgttttCTAACATGCATCTTGAGAATACAACTTGTAGTACATGTATAATCACAAACATgacatttaaagggtttctctccCGTATGAATTCTCATATGTGTATTCAGATGATTTTTTGTTGTAGATGCATaatcacaaatatcacatttaaaaggtttctctcctgtatgaatTCTCATATGTATATTCAGATGATTTTTTCTTGTAGATGCATaatcacaaatatcacatttaaaaggtttctctcctgtatgttttCTAAcatgtgtctttaaattactatttgtaaaacatgcataatcacaaacatcacatttaaagggtttctctTTTGCATGAATCTTTCCATGTTTCTTCAGATGACTAACTGATCTACCTGTATAAtaacaaatatcacatttaaaaggCTTCTCTTCCGTATGTTTTCTAACATGCACCTTTAGATTATAACTTGAAATACaggcataatcacaaacatcacatttaaagcgtttttctCCTGTATGAATGATTTTATGTCTCTTCAGATAACTAATTGAGTTACATGTATgattacaaatatcacatttaaatggCTTCTTGTCTGTATGTTTTCTAGCATGCATCTTCAGATTATAACTTAAATTACATGcaaaatcacaaacatcacatttaaaaggtttttctccTGTATGAATGCTCATATGTTTACTAAGACTACCTTTTGTCCCAAACCTATaatcacaaacattacatttaaagggtttctctcctgtatgaatTCTCTTATGTGTACTCAGTGCACCTTTTGTCCTAGacgcataatcacaaacatcacatttaaaaggTTTCTTCTCCTCCTGAATGAATCCTCAAATGTGTACTCAGCTGACTTTTTGTCTTAAACGCATaatcacaaatatcacatttaaaaggtttctctcctgtatgaatCCTCATATGTATACTCAGCTGACTTTTTGTCCTGGTcacataatcacaaacatcacatttaaagggtttctctcctgtatgaatTCTCATATGTTCATTCAGAAAACCTTTTCTCTTACAGGCATAATCACAAATATCACACTTAAagggtttctctcctgtatgcaTTCTCATACTGGTATGTCTCTTTCAATCACAGCTCAAATAACTTTAATTGctgcaaatattaaatttcaagaGCTTCTCTCCTATTTGTTTATTCCGATATTCTTAGCTTTGCTGTTATTAAGGTATTAGAATTATTTAGGACATCATTCTTTTACAAATTTCTTCTGTAAATCTGCTGACATAGTGTTGTGCTGTAAAAGAATCATAGTATTTATAACtaacaaactttctttaaaattaattaaagaaaGGTATTTTGTATCACAGGAAGTTGTctaatgaaatcatttttatgacagatgtcaaaactttattgttgtgTGAATGTTgacatatttatacattttattctttGATAGTCCATAATGTGCTAAATGTTTTCTGATTGTATGTATGATAAGGTAATTATGATTATCTTTTAACTTTAGGGCTTTCTAAATGATACGGAGTTGACTGCTGTCAAAACTTGTTGATACTTTAAATACTTTGTATTTTATTACCATGGACactttcttgaatttgattgATTTATAATGTTAATGAAAGTTACAATAAGGGTCAGTGTTATTGGGTCCattaaaatcaaaggcctgaagggcctgagagtccgCTTGTGATTGATGTCTAAATGGTAAGGTTATAATATCAAACAACAGGAAATGAATACAGGATGCACACGAATGACAGGTTTTGTGGGTAAAAATAATATGCTTCTATGcaacttatttcaaatatatttttcctcACATTATGTATGCTAATAAATCAATGAAATCAATTAAAGTAGTGTATGTACATTGAGGCTTCAAAACTATTCCCCTTTAAGATTCATACCATTTCCATCAATAGTATCAAAGTTCTAACAAACCCACAGGAATGATCTGATAAGGATCAGATCTAGAAATAAAGTAAATCAAAATGGATCTCACGTAAAAGTTACAACTTGGTATCTTCAATATCCTCTGGACAGAGAGTGTGGTAAACATGATGGCAACTATCAGTATGGGCCCCCTATTTAAGGGAGCATGGCAAGCATATTTGCAAAGTAGAATGAACAAGCATATTCAGTATAACCGCTACCAAGTAagttgttttgatatatttttaaagatcttttatttcaagatatacaTAAGTTATGTATTAATAGACAAAGAGTATTGAATATACATTGGCTGATATTCGCTAAGAGTGAGAGgttttaatatttaaagatttgcaattattttgattgaaataGCTTGCTAAAGATGGAACAGacaatttaaatattcaaaaagttCTACCAGTATCAGTTTACTTTTTACCAgtacctttttttttcaactgaacagagatttcgaaacaataaatatcaattaaggtagttctgcacgtttggattgaaatgttttctacaatgtagaatttgattaaactctaatttttcaaaacttcagaacatacctagaaaattcagcaaaggGTCGTGTGCTagtttttttgctagactgatttgaaaaatatggacctcacgcaatatttcataatgggagtctatgggaaaatcataactttcataacattttcgagaatagaaatttttctacaatgtagattttgatgaaacttctcacagtggtaaataaagacatgacctacaatttgatgaaataaaatgtataggaccatgtgcttatttttaagatatttgaccatgaataaagtaaaccggacatttcacgttaattttaagactttattttgaattattttgcgTGTTATATGTTCtaataccatattttgactttagaaatatagcaacagtgccattgtaataaatttactcacaattTGCGATTaactcataaaatgattttcatttccgtacgccgaatccaggctttattgtacattttccggataaatgacattacgctatcacttccggtttatcaaacgtgcagaactaccttaaatggaCAATAGAATTGTTCAGATACTTCATGGCTAAAGGGCCTGGCAATATATGTGTCATGTCTtcggtattgttcaatcatattatatgtgatgtgaataaaagtatacttacttttacaatttaaaatatgtaaatgttactgtcaatatatagtgtcatgaatgtttacactgacggGAAAATTGCGCCAAAAGGAAAGTTACTTATACTGTATGTGCCTAAATACTGCTGGCAAGGTTTCCTTTTTTTAGgtgaaatatattgtaaatttttgaaGTCCGTGCACTACACTTTTATTATCCATTTAGATCCATGCAGACAGCCagggcccagactgggctgaaaaatgtttgagccatttttacgtgggtAGTAGCAGgctgggtgtggggaggggtgttccttcctgctttaaattgcagtcagattttgaactgGGCATGACGGCAGCTGGTAAAAGGTCACATATATTAAATTGCAAAGTGGTAATATGGGAGGAGGGTGTGGGAGCATACACCCCTCCTGCAAGAAGGGTTTGGGGTATAATGCAGACctttgatacagcctttggtgcatTTTCTGACTGAAAATTATAAATcatgtttctatttttaaatattacctatattattattacaatatccaaagtatgaatgattTGTCACTTCATAtctttactttcaggtcatgcctcaggactgtagaatataagtctgatatatgtgtgtgttataaaaaaaaattctagaatcatctctgttacaataatatctatcatgtctgttacttgaatgtagGACAAAAGCCCCTTGGTCTAAAAATGGCCATGTGGACGAAAGCCCCCTGATGTTTTTTTCAA carries:
- the LOC123539440 gene encoding zinc finger protein 234-like isoform X2 encodes the protein MSIHTGEKPFKCDVCDFACNLSYNLKMHARKHTDKKPFKCDICNHTCNSISYLKRHKIIHTGEKRFKCDVCDYACISSYNLKVHVRKHTEEKPFKCDICYYTGRSVSHLKKHGKIHAKEKPFKCDVCDYACFTNSNLKTHVRKHTGEKPFKCDICDYASTRKNHLNIHMRIHTGEKPFKCDICDYASTTKNHLNTHMRIHTGEKPFKCHVCDYTCTTSCILKMHVRKHTGEKPFKCDICDYTCISSCNLKIHVRKHTGEKPFKCDICDYASARKDQLNTHITIHTGEKPFKCDSCNYTCIKSSDLKRHRKIHTGEKPLECDA